DNA sequence from the bacterium genome:
ATGTGGTCGAATCGCTGGTCCACGATGCCGGTACACCGACTGCCGGATCTGAAATTGCCCCTACCCGACGAACGTGCAGTACTCGATCGCATGCCCGGATCGAACGTGCCCGTGATCCGCCAGCCGTTCTTCGATGGAGACGTCTTGCCGTTCTGGGGCTACGGCTCGTTTGCCGGAAACCTGCTCTTCGATCTTGCCGAGGATCCGCACGAAGAGCGCGACCTCGCTGGAACGCAGAAGGAAGATCGCGCGGCCGAACAGCTTCGCACGGCACTGCGCGAAATCGAAGCTCCTTCCGATCAGTTCGAACGTCTGGGGTACGGCGATTAGGCGGACGCGGAACTCGGGCGCGATCCGTTACAAGCCCCGGCCGACAATCAGTTCCCGGAGGGGCTGGCCGGTGGCACCTGAACCGAATCGATCTGCGCGTGGGCCCGGGTCGGAGCCTCAGGCCAGTCCGCCACAATCGTCTTCGGCCAGCTGGTCTGCACTCCGAGTAGTGCGGCCAGGGTTTGCGGGATCCCGCGCAGATGGGGTTGACCCGGCGCACGACCGTGCTCGATCCCGCCGCCGATCGCCGTAAAGATTGCGGCCTCGTCGTGCTCGAGCGCAGTGCGAATCCCGTGATCCGACATCACGACCAGCACGTCGTCGGCGTCGAGTTCCTGCCAGACTTCGCCGATGCGACGATCGAGATAGCGATAGGCCCAGAGCAAAGTATGTGCACCGTCATCCTGCTCGGAGCGCAGCATCTCGGTAAAGAAGGTATGAGTCAGAATATCCAGCGGCTCGATGCGAATCAGCAATAGATCGACTTCACCCGAACGCGCGAGATTGGTCGCGGAGTCGAACTCGGCCGCCATCTTCTCGACTTCGGATCGATACGCGCGGTGATGCTTGAAGATCTCCGGCAGCCCGTTCTTTTCTCGATTGTTCAAGGGCCGCATCGCCAGCAACTGGCCCGCCGGTCGACGCTTGCTCGAGGGCCCGATGAGTTCGGCGTGTTCACCGGCATCGATGTAGCCGTGCGAGAACAAGAGGTTCGCAGTCACGTGCGGCCCCGCTCCGACTCGTTCGAAAAGGTTCTCACCCTCTGGAAGCACCTTCTGCAAGAACGCGAACGGGTTCTTGCCCACGGATGCGAGACCGCCGATCTCCATGCCGAGCCTGTTTGCCAGACCCAGGAACGTGACGTGCTTGCCCCGCGTGGGCCAGACCAGGCTCTCCATGGCCGCACCGGTGAACGCGGGTGAGCTTTCGAGCACCGCCCGATAGCCATTGCGCAAGATGAAGTCGTGCACGGGCATCTCACCGCGCGCGCGCAGGTACTGGACGATGCGCCAGTCTTCACAGTCGGGAATCACCACGAACACGCGCCGACGACCGTCGCCCTGCGCGAGTTGCGGCTCGAATTCTTCGGGCGCCTTGGGCGGCCGAGGCTGAATATCGACTCTCGTTTCCCTGCGATCGGGCCACACGGTTCCCGAAGCCAGCGTCTGGCCAGTTTCACCGCGATAGACCCAACGCTGCGGATGGATGGCAGACTTGCGCTCGACGCGCAGACTGCGACCGGGCCGGATGGGTAGCGAGTGAAATTCAGTGTCGGGTTCTTCGTCGATCGCGGGCGAGATCAGCAGGCGACCCGGCGGCGCGTCTTCAGGCGTGTGAAACACGAGTGCGTTGGGAGCGCGATCGGCGCCGAGATCCGAGAGGCGGCTGGACGAAGCCGCACTGCGCAGGATCTCCTCTCGCGAAATCAGCACATTGTCGAGTTTTTCCTTCGCGCGATCGTAGACTTCCAGCGCCTCCGCAGTGTAGCCATCCACCAGGTAGTGGCCGATCAACCGCTCGTAGAGCGTGCGTTTCAGAGCATCGGAGCCGAGTTTCTCTTCGTCGTCCATCGCGTTCTTCAGCAACTCGATGCGCGTGAAATCGGGATCGGACAGACCGAACATGCTCACGCGAATCGCGTAGCGCGCGGCCATATCGGCTGAGTTGCCGCCCATCGACTGCCACCAGTCGTAGGTCTTCTTCAACTCCTCGCGTCGCTCGGAACCGGCAAAAGCTCCCGCACGCCCTTCGAACCAGGCCGTCTGAGCAGAGCCCGGTTCGGGTGGCGGCACTTCGCCCAGGACCTCGAGCGAACCATCCCAATCGCTGCGGCGCTCGTAACCCGCCGAAAGCACCAGACGCAGAGCCAGCGAAGTTTCCAGATCATCGCTCAGGCGTGTGCGCATATCCGCAAGCACGTCGATTTCGTCTTCGTAGATACTGCGGTTGATCATCTCGGCTTCGATCAGCTGGGTGTCGCGCGAGTAAACCTTGTTCGCACGACGCGCCAACTCCGCAGCTTCCTGGAACAAGCCCGATTCCGCGCGCTGGCGAACGACCATGCGGGCAATCGTCACATCGGGCACCCAGTCGTCCGCGGCGGGATCGGCGAGCACCTTCTCCACGAGTTGCACGCATTCGTCGAGCCGATCCTGGGCCGCATATGCCCAGCACAGGCACTCGGCAGCAATCCGGCCTTCCTCACCAGAATCCACCGCATCGTCACCCAGCGAGAGCGCAAGCTCCCACTCGCTATTGCGCGTGGCATCGCAGATTTCGCCGACCATCGCCTGCCGCTGGACGCGGCGAGCAGAGACCACGCCCAGGGAAACGGCGACGACCATCAAGACGACGGCAAGGGTCGCCGAGATCGCGCGGGACTTCACGAGTCGCCCTTTGCTTCGAGTTCAATCTGCAGACGATATTCGCCTTCGCGCACGGAGGTGCGTGCGATCAGACGATCCCACGCGTAATCGAACTTGAAGGCCGCAGGTGGCTTTGGCAGTGTGGCGCGAAGCATCTCGTCGGCTGCCGAGAAACGCTCCAGGAATACGAACAATCCGCCGCGCTCATCGAGAGCCGCCGTCTTTGTCTTCGACAGAGACCTGGAGACACTGGCTTTGTCCCAGCCGATCACCAGGGCCTCGTCGGTCGCGACGTAACAGGGCGCGAACTCCGGCAGGATCTTCAGATTGTCGAGGCAGGCGCCCGAGTGTTCACCAAGCGTCAGCGGTACCGGCGTTACCGGCCAGGTCTCGCGCAGATCTGAGACGAATTGATCCATCGCGGCGATGGCAGCCCGCTTGAAACGGAAGCCCACACTCAGCGCGAGTGGTGGAATCTGCCGTCCGGCTTCGGGCAGGTAGACGGCGAACTCCAGAGTGCCGTCGAGGACAGCCCCCGCAAAGAGCTCACTCTTCATGCGGAACAGGTCGCTCGCCTGGGAATCCTGCGGCACCAGGGCGGCGATGTTCAGACCGCCCTCCGGTCGGAAGCGACCGTGCAAGAGGACGTCGTCGCCGTTCAGTGTCGGCGCTCCGGGCAACTCCGAAGCGGGCAAAAGGAGCTTTCCGGCGTTCGAGTTCGCGTCGAGCTGGAAACGCGCGTCCAGTGACAGAGACCCGTCCGCAGCCACACGCGCAGCGCCCGCCACACGACCGGCGTCGCCAATCGGCAGCAAGACGGCGAAGTCGGCATCGCCCCGGATCTGCTTCAGGGCTTCAGGCAGGGCTTCGACCTCAGCGCAGCGGATCGATCGCATCAACGCGCCAATCTCGCCGTCTGCAGACGAACCGCTGAACGCCTTGCACGCTGCGATGCGCTCGCGCAGTTCGCGCGCGTCCCGGCCCAGAGGCGCCAGTTCGAGTCGTTCCAGGCGTGACAGGGCACGAACCAGGGCGTCCGCATCCCCTCCGATCATGGCGCCCTGGGGCAACTTCGAAAAGAAGTCCCCGCTCCGGCATCCGCCAGAGAAGAGCACCAGAATGCTGGCCATGACGCTCCCGGCCGTCACTGTCCAGTTGATTCTGCGAATCTTCGCCGCCGTCGTCGCGCGTGTCTCGTGTGGCAAACGGTCGACCCCTCTTCGATATGCGGGTCTCATCGGTAAGGCTGCGGTTCCCGTTGAGTTCAGGCGCGGCGAAAAGCGGTTTCCCTCCCGGGGTATTCGACACCTGTTGCGCCCGGCCATGCATAATGAGAACAGTGCAAGACCAGACAGAAACCCCGACGAAGGAACGCTCGGACCGGGAGCCGAGTGCACGGCGCAGCGGCCTTTCCATGGGTTCGGTTCTCGGCTACGGCTCGGGCAACTTCGCGTTTGCCCTGATTGGCCT
Encoded proteins:
- a CDS encoding alkaline phosphatase family protein, with the protein product MKSRAISATLAVVLMVVAVSLGVVSARRVQRQAMVGEICDATRNSEWELALSLGDDAVDSGEEGRIAAECLCWAYAAQDRLDECVQLVEKVLADPAADDWVPDVTIARMVVRQRAESGLFQEAAELARRANKVYSRDTQLIEAEMINRSIYEDEIDVLADMRTRLSDDLETSLALRLVLSAGYERRSDWDGSLEVLGEVPPPEPGSAQTAWFEGRAGAFAGSERREELKKTYDWWQSMGGNSADMAARYAIRVSMFGLSDPDFTRIELLKNAMDDEEKLGSDALKRTLYERLIGHYLVDGYTAEALEVYDRAKEKLDNVLISREEILRSAASSSRLSDLGADRAPNALVFHTPEDAPPGRLLISPAIDEEPDTEFHSLPIRPGRSLRVERKSAIHPQRWVYRGETGQTLASGTVWPDRRETRVDIQPRPPKAPEEFEPQLAQGDGRRRVFVVIPDCEDWRIVQYLRARGEMPVHDFILRNGYRAVLESSPAFTGAAMESLVWPTRGKHVTFLGLANRLGMEIGGLASVGKNPFAFLQKVLPEGENLFERVGAGPHVTANLLFSHGYIDAGEHAELIGPSSKRRPAGQLLAMRPLNNREKNGLPEIFKHHRAYRSEVEKMAAEFDSATNLARSGEVDLLLIRIEPLDILTHTFFTEMLRSEQDDGAHTLLWAYRYLDRRIGEVWQELDADDVLVVMSDHGIRTALEHDEAAIFTAIGGGIEHGRAPGQPHLRGIPQTLAALLGVQTSWPKTIVADWPEAPTRAHAQIDSVQVPPASPSGN